A region of the Streptomyces sp. NBC_00442 genome:
CGGCGCTGCGCGCCCTGCATGCCGACGTGATCGGACTCGAAGAGGTCGACGTGCACTGGGGGGCGCGCAGCCAGAACCGGGACGTGGCGACGGAGCTCGCGGCGCGGCTCGGCATGCACGTCTCGTTCGCGCCGATATACAGCCTCGACCCCGCTCAACCGGGCGGCCCCCGGCGCGAGTTCGGGGTGGCGGTGCTGTCCCGGTACGCGATCCTGGGCTCCGGGAACCACGAGATCACCCGGCTCTCCACCCAGGTGCCGGACCCCGTGCCGGCTCCCGCGCCCGGCTTCGGCGAGGTGCGGCTGCGGGTGCGCGGGGTGCCGGTCCACGTGTACGTCACCCACCTCGACTACCGGGGCGACCCTTCGGTGCGGGTGGCGCAGGTCGCCGACACCCGCCGGATCATGAACGCCGACCGGGGCGCCCGCACGATCCTGCTCGGCGACTTCAATGCCGTACCGACCGCCCCTGAACTGGCCCCACTGTGGCGGGAGTTGAGCGACGCCGATTCTGGGTCCAACAGTTTCCCGGCCGATGTGCCGGACCGTCGGATCGACTACGTGGCCGTGGAGAGGGGCGCGGTGTCGGTGCGCGACGCGGCGGTGGCCGAGACGCTCGCCTCGGACCACCGCCCCGTGGTCGCCGACCTGCTGCTGCGCCGGTGAGGGCCGCGGGCTCGAACGCCGCGCGGACCGGCGGCGGTCAGCCGACGGGTGAGGTCAGGTCGTAGAAGGTGGCGGTGCCCACCGTCACCTTCTTGAAGGCCGACTCCACCCAGCTGCTGATGGCGCTGCCGCCGGACCGTCCCCCGCCGCCCATCAGGCCCCCGCCGCTCGCGACGAAGTAGTGGATCCTCCCGTCGGCGACGTACTTCTTGAACTGGGCCAGGGTCGGCGAGGGATCGCTGCCGTTGAAGCCGCCGATCGCCATCACCGGTTTCTGGGTGGCGAGTTGGTAGCTCGCGGCGTTCTGCGAGCCGATGGCGGCCGCGGCCCAGGTGTACCGGTCCGCGTCGTCCTTCAGAAGTGCCTGGGCCTGCGCGCCGACCTTGGCGCCGTCGAGCAGCCCGCCCATGCCGCCGCCCGCGGCCCCCGTGCCGCCGCGCCCACCGGCGCCCGTGCCGGGACCGCCCTGCGTTCCGCCGGCGGCCCGGCCGGGGACACCCGGGGGCTGCCCCGTACCGCCACCTGGCACGCCCTGCCCCTGGCCCTGACCTTGTCCCTGGCCCGTCCCGCGCCCGGTCTGCCCGCCGGCTTGCCCCGTGCCCGGAGCGCCGCCGAACCGCATGCCGCCGCCTGCGCCACGGCCGCCGCCGGGACCTCCCCCGGGGCCGCCACCCATGCTCGCGCCCGCGGGTCCCGCCGTGACGATCGAGCCGGTGTGGCCGCTGTCCAGCGTGCTCACCGTGTACGCGGCGGGGCCCGCGAGGGACGCGACGAGCCCGGCCCCCGCGACGCCGAGCGCCACCCCGCGGTTCAGCCGGCCCGCGAGCGCGAGGCCCACCGCCGCCACCAGGCCGCACACCAGGACCGCCCAGCGCAGCCAGGGCACGTAGTCCGGGGTGCGCGCGAGCAGCACGTACGACCACAGGGACGTGGCCGCGACGGTCGCCGCGAGCCCGAGCGCCGCCCCCACGCGCGACCGCTCCTCCCACAGGACCGTCACGCCCATGCCGACGAGCGCCGCGATGTAGGGGGCCAGGGCCACCGTGTAGTACTGGTGGAAGATCCCCGCCATGAAGCTGAAGATCGCGCACGTCATCAGGAGCGCCCCGCCCCAGGCGAGGAACGCGGCCCGCGCGGTGTCGGTGCGCCGGGCCTTCCAGGTGACGACGAGGCCCGCGACCAGCAGGAGCAGGGCCGCGGGGAGCAGCCAGGAGATCTGGGCGCCGATCTCCGAGTCGAACATGCGGCCAATGCCGGTCGCGCCCCATCCGCCACCGCCCCCGCCGCCCCCCGGGCGCATGCCCGCCGGCAGGTCCGCACCCGCGGGGAGGCCCATGCCGCCGGGCCGTGCGGCTCCGCCGCCGACACTGCCGGTCTCGTCGCCGCTGAGGCGGCCCAGACCGTTGTAGCCGAAGGTGAGTTCCAGGAAGGAGTTGTGCTGCGAGCCGCCGATGTAGGGGCGCGACGAGGCGGGCCACAGCTCGACGGCGGCCACCCACCATCCGCCGGATACCACCAACAC
Encoded here:
- a CDS encoding endonuclease/exonuclease/phosphatase family protein; translation: MTQLTLATALLGLAFAPAAHAAPNAPSPGNASSAASAPYRVPLRVATYNIHAGAGMDDVFDLDRQAAALRALHADVIGLEEVDVHWGARSQNRDVATELAARLGMHVSFAPIYSLDPAQPGGPRREFGVAVLSRYAILGSGNHEITRLSTQVPDPVPAPAPGFGEVRLRVRGVPVHVYVTHLDYRGDPSVRVAQVADTRRIMNADRGARTILLGDFNAVPTAPELAPLWRELSDADSGSNSFPADVPDRRIDYVAVERGAVSVRDAAVAETLASDHRPVVADLLLRR
- a CDS encoding glycosyltransferase family 39 protein, with translation MTTTTSQAGQADPHEGADGAGQHRSVPGRLWRGRPEDPAWARPALFALLAVALAAYLWNLSASGYANSFYSAAVQAGSQSWKAFFFGSLDAANAITVDKPPAALWPMALSVRLFGLGSWQILLPEVLMGVGTVAVLYAAVRRRFSPAAGLISGAVLALTPVAALMFRFNNPDALLALLMTVTVYCVLRALEGARTKWLVWAGVAIGFAFLTKTLQAFLILPPLALLYGVCAPTSVRRRIGQLALATGVLVVSGGWWVAAVELWPASSRPYIGGSQHNSFLELTFGYNGLGRLSGDETGSVGGGAARPGGMGLPAGADLPAGMRPGGGGGGGGWGATGIGRMFDSEIGAQISWLLPAALLLLVAGLVVTWKARRTDTARAAFLAWGGALLMTCAIFSFMAGIFHQYYTVALAPYIAALVGMGVTVLWEERSRVGAALGLAATVAATSLWSYVLLARTPDYVPWLRWAVLVCGLVAAVGLALAGRLNRGVALGVAGAGLVASLAGPAAYTVSTLDSGHTGSIVTAGPAGASMGGGPGGGPGGGRGAGGGMRFGGAPGTGQAGGQTGRGTGQGQGQGQGQGVPGGGTGQPPGVPGRAAGGTQGGPGTGAGGRGGTGAAGGGMGGLLDGAKVGAQAQALLKDDADRYTWAAAAIGSQNAASYQLATQKPVMAIGGFNGSDPSPTLAQFKKYVADGRIHYFVASGGGLMGGGGRSGGSAISSWVESAFKKVTVGTATFYDLTSPVG